The Desulfosporosinus acidiphilus SJ4 genome has a window encoding:
- a CDS encoding UxaA family hydrolase, translating into MKKDLMKIHQADNVAIALRKLNNGDVVDLDGQAIPIHADINRGHKVAVQDIKQGENVVKYGFPIGHALQDISVGDHVHTHNLKTNLEGISEYSYQPQWIQQKDLQRNLNFQGYRREDGRVGIRNELWIVPTVGCVNGTAEQIIERFKEEVKDAAVDNIMVLKHNYGCSQLGDDHLNTRTILGDVVKHPNAGGVLVLGLGCENNTMPEFIKSLGDYNQQRIKYLVSQEVSDEVAEGVNILKQLYKQMIKDQREEIPLSELKVGLKCGASDGFSGITANPLLGKFTDFLVAQGGTAVLTEVPEMFGAETLLMARAKDNEVFAKTVDLINNFKEYFIEYKQPVYENPSPGNKAGGITTLEDKSLGCTQKAGSATVMDVLKYGDTLQTKGLNLLSAPGNDLVASSALAAAGCQMVLFTTGRGTPFGSFVPTMKISSNSQIYELKPHWIDFNAGSLIEDVTLENLLEDFISYVLEVASGRWVNNEKNQFRELAIFKKGVTL; encoded by the coding sequence TTTAATGAAGATTCATCAAGCCGATAATGTCGCTATTGCCTTACGAAAATTGAATAATGGTGACGTTGTTGATCTGGACGGCCAAGCCATTCCTATTCATGCAGATATAAACCGGGGGCATAAAGTTGCTGTTCAAGATATTAAACAGGGCGAAAATGTCGTGAAATACGGTTTCCCCATAGGCCATGCTTTACAGGATATTTCTGTGGGTGATCATGTTCATACTCATAACCTCAAAACAAATTTAGAAGGTATCAGTGAGTATTCCTATCAGCCCCAATGGATTCAGCAGAAAGACCTTCAGCGTAATTTGAACTTCCAAGGCTATCGCAGAGAGGATGGCCGGGTAGGAATAAGGAATGAGCTATGGATTGTTCCCACGGTGGGCTGTGTCAATGGAACGGCAGAACAGATTATTGAGCGTTTTAAAGAAGAAGTGAAGGATGCTGCCGTCGACAATATTATGGTTCTCAAGCATAATTATGGTTGTTCTCAGCTGGGCGATGATCATCTCAATACACGGACGATCTTAGGCGACGTAGTGAAACATCCCAATGCCGGAGGGGTTTTGGTTTTAGGATTGGGCTGTGAAAATAACACCATGCCCGAATTTATAAAATCCTTAGGGGATTATAATCAACAGAGAATTAAGTATTTGGTTTCTCAGGAAGTGTCGGATGAAGTGGCCGAAGGGGTCAACATTCTGAAACAACTGTATAAGCAGATGATCAAAGATCAGCGGGAGGAGATACCTCTTTCTGAGCTTAAGGTAGGGCTAAAATGCGGAGCCTCCGATGGGTTTTCCGGGATAACAGCTAATCCTCTGCTGGGAAAATTCACGGATTTCTTGGTAGCTCAGGGAGGAACAGCTGTCCTTACTGAAGTTCCGGAAATGTTTGGCGCGGAGACGTTGCTTATGGCGAGGGCTAAGGATAACGAAGTTTTTGCTAAAACGGTGGATTTAATCAATAACTTTAAAGAGTATTTTATTGAATATAAGCAGCCGGTCTATGAAAATCCTTCGCCAGGCAATAAAGCAGGGGGAATTACTACTCTGGAAGACAAGTCCTTGGGCTGTACCCAAAAAGCGGGATCTGCCACTGTTATGGATGTTCTTAAATATGGCGATACTTTGCAAACCAAGGGATTGAATCTCCTCAGTGCACCGGGCAATGATCTAGTAGCTTCCTCAGCCTTGGCCGCGGCAGGCTGTCAGATGGTTCTCTTTACCACAGGACGAGGAACTCCTTTTGGCAGCTTTGTTCCGACCATGAAAATATCTTCCAATAGCCAGATTTATGAGCTTAAGCCCCATTGGATCGATTTCAATGCCGGAAGCCTGATCGAAGATGTCACCCTGGAGAATTTGCTTGAGGATTTTATCAGTTATGTCCTTGAAGTTGCCAGTGGACGCTGGGTTAATAATGAGAAAAATCAATTCAGGGAGTTAGCTATTTTTAAAAAAGGTGTTACGTTGTAA